Proteins co-encoded in one Malus sylvestris chromosome 9, drMalSylv7.2, whole genome shotgun sequence genomic window:
- the LOC126583842 gene encoding cell division topological specificity factor homolog, chloroplastic-like, translating into MAFSGDFGISAIFGTFPFKHHHSLGISLQPSKVKYNGFNGGGSFPLMNQTSFSNLVCYSSNSKCHYDQSFGIEGNSELFPGPISQETEGFLLNAINMSFFERLNLAWKILLPSPSTRRTSNAKIAKQRLQMILFSDRCTVTDEAKQKIVSNIVGALSDFVEIDSKDKVQLSVSEDQDLGTVYSVTIPVRRVKPEYQDEDDVEGISNGEDMDTGGMQQIEERGKDREGGMQ; encoded by the exons ATGGCTTTTTCTGGTGATTTTGGAATCTCTGCAATTTTTGGAACTTTCCCTTTTAAGCACCACCACTCTCTGGGAATCTCTCTCCAACCCTCCAAG GTAAAATATAACGGTTTCAATGGCGGAGGTAGTTTTCCTCTGATGAATCAAACGTCTTTCTCAAATCTAGTTTGCTATAGCTCGAACTCGAAGTGTCACTATGACCAATCATTTGGAATTGAAGGAAACAGTGAACTCTTTCCGGGACCTATAAGCCAAGAAACAGAAGGCTTTCTCCTCAATGCTATAAACATGAGCTTTTTCGAGCGCTTGAATTTGGCATGGAAGATATTGCTCCCTTCACCATCGACACGAAGGACTTCCAATGCAAAGATTGCAAAGCAGCGGTTGCAGATGATCCTCTTCTCTGATCGATGCACAGTAACTGATGAGGCGAAACAGAAGATTGTAAGCAACATTGTCGGAGCTCTGTCCGATTTTGTGGAAATAGACTCGAAGGATAAAGTCCAGCTTAGTGTCTCGGAGGATCAGGACCTAGGCACCGTGTACTCCGTTACAATCCCCGTTCGGCGTGTGAAGCCCGAATATCAGGACGAGGATGATGTTGAGGGCATATCAAATGGTGAAGACATGGATACAGGGGGCATGCAACAGATTGAAGAGAGAGGGAAAGACAGAGAAGGGGGCATGCAatag
- the LOC126583837 gene encoding F-box/LRR-repeat protein At3g48880-like isoform X1 produces MEVGADFPPEKRKKVDDDSQMSVRRWEDLPPDIWFKILSSSSSELTKALVLVRCAAISTALRSLICNHSVFWATLDFSVMEVEPVYDSPSVLSGVSKALLSLGQGNVTTLVSSPYLGDDAFITYAAKRCLKLKRLVLPSCFTISDTGIYEAFRCWKDLVSLTISPDNTNFPYLLEQISSNCKNFSELKLMGTCDRGFASTLVAYLPKLKSFITCMQFDRCIVCRVCHQRDKEDRWHEDEVDSLALNR; encoded by the exons aTGGAAGTCGGCGCTGACTTTCCACCAGAAAAACGAAAAAAAGTGGATGATGACTCCCAAATGAGCGTGAGAAGATGGGAAGACCTGCCACCGGACATATGGTTCAAGATTTTATCCAGCAGCAGCTCCGAATTAACGAAAGCACTTGTTCTTGTTCGTTGTGCTGCCATTTCTACTGCGCTGCGTTCGCTTATATGTAATCATTCTGTGTTTTGGGCTACGCTTGATTTTTCAGTCATGGAAGTAGAGCCAGTTTACGATTCTCCATCAGTTCTGAGTGGTGTTTCGAAGGCTTTATTGAGTCTCGGTCAAGGAAACGTCACGACCTTAGTTTCAAGTCCCTACTTGGGTGACGATGCCTTCATCACCTATGCTGCTAAAAG GTGCCTAAAGTTAAAACGACTGGTTCTTCCAAGTTGCTTCACAATAAGCGACACTGGAATATACGAGGCCTTTCGCTGCTGGAAAGACCTCGTGTCGCTGACAATATCTCCCGATAATACAAATTTCCCGTACCTGTTGGAGCAGATTTCCAGCAACTGTAAAAACTTCAGTGAACTTAAACTTATGGGTACTTGTGATCGTGGCTTTGCTTCAACCCTAGTTGCATATCTTCCGAAACTGAAG AGTTTTATAACATGCATGCAATTCGATCGTTGTATCGTTTGCCGAGTTTGTCACCAAAGGGACAAGGAGGAcaggtggcatgaagatgaggtGGACTCCCTTGCTTTGAATAGATGA
- the LOC126583837 gene encoding F-box/LRR-repeat protein At3g48880-like isoform X2 has protein sequence MEVGADFPPEKRKKVDDDSQMSVRRWEDLPPDIWFKILSSSSSELTKALVLVRCAAISTALRSLICNHSVFWATLDFSVMEVEPVYDSPSVLSGVSKALLSLGQGNVTTLVSSPYLGDDAFITYAAKRCLKLKRLVLPSCFTISDTGIYEAFRCWKDLVSLTISPDNTNFPYLLEQISSNCKNFSELKLMEFYNMHAIRSLYRLPSLSPKGQGGQVA, from the exons aTGGAAGTCGGCGCTGACTTTCCACCAGAAAAACGAAAAAAAGTGGATGATGACTCCCAAATGAGCGTGAGAAGATGGGAAGACCTGCCACCGGACATATGGTTCAAGATTTTATCCAGCAGCAGCTCCGAATTAACGAAAGCACTTGTTCTTGTTCGTTGTGCTGCCATTTCTACTGCGCTGCGTTCGCTTATATGTAATCATTCTGTGTTTTGGGCTACGCTTGATTTTTCAGTCATGGAAGTAGAGCCAGTTTACGATTCTCCATCAGTTCTGAGTGGTGTTTCGAAGGCTTTATTGAGTCTCGGTCAAGGAAACGTCACGACCTTAGTTTCAAGTCCCTACTTGGGTGACGATGCCTTCATCACCTATGCTGCTAAAAG GTGCCTAAAGTTAAAACGACTGGTTCTTCCAAGTTGCTTCACAATAAGCGACACTGGAATATACGAGGCCTTTCGCTGCTGGAAAGACCTCGTGTCGCTGACAATATCTCCCGATAATACAAATTTCCCGTACCTGTTGGAGCAGATTTCCAGCAACTGTAAAAACTTCAGTGAACTTAAACTTATGG AGTTTTATAACATGCATGCAATTCGATCGTTGTATCGTTTGCCGAGTTTGTCACCAAAGGGACAAGGAGGAcaggtggcatga